Proteins encoded together in one Candidatus Xianfuyuplasma coldseepsis window:
- the buk gene encoding butyrate kinase, whose protein sequence is MKTLVINPGSTSTKVAVFDGDKKVCKETIRHRAKDLKKFDELIEQLPFRKQMIQTFLDSCEIPIEEIDGFIGRGGLMKPVKSGIYEVNAQMVTDMATCKYGEHASNLGGILAKEFADQFHKKAYIADPVVVDEMSSVAKISGLNGIQRRPLWHALNQKAVAKKYCETTKKTYDQSVLIVAHLGGGISVGLHKQGRVTDVNNALDGDGPFTPERTGGLPVGSVYELAYGGQYSIEQFRKLNHGYGGLVSYLGTNDAMEVSKMIADGHVLAKRVMKAMVYQIAKEIGALYAVTRGKLDAIILTGGLAYNDDVINPLTEYLEHMGNIIVYPGEGEMEALNYNLQQLEQGLITIRTY, encoded by the coding sequence ATGAAAACACTCGTTATAAATCCGGGAAGTACTTCGACTAAAGTTGCCGTATTTGACGGCGACAAAAAGGTCTGTAAGGAAACCATAAGACACCGTGCAAAAGATTTGAAAAAATTTGATGAGTTGATTGAACAACTACCATTTCGAAAACAAATGATTCAAACCTTCTTAGATTCTTGTGAAATACCAATCGAAGAAATTGATGGATTCATTGGTCGGGGTGGATTAATGAAACCAGTAAAATCCGGAATCTATGAAGTAAATGCCCAGATGGTTACCGATATGGCAACTTGTAAATACGGTGAACATGCTTCTAATTTAGGAGGTATTTTAGCAAAAGAGTTCGCCGATCAATTTCATAAAAAAGCCTATATTGCCGATCCTGTTGTTGTTGATGAGATGAGTAGTGTCGCAAAGATATCAGGATTAAATGGGATTCAGCGACGTCCCTTGTGGCACGCTTTAAATCAAAAAGCCGTTGCCAAAAAATATTGTGAAACCACCAAAAAAACATACGATCAATCGGTGTTGATTGTCGCCCATTTAGGTGGGGGAATTAGTGTTGGATTACACAAACAAGGTCGGGTCACCGATGTGAATAATGCCCTTGATGGTGATGGCCCATTCACACCAGAACGAACCGGTGGACTACCGGTGGGTAGCGTCTATGAATTAGCTTATGGTGGTCAATATAGTATTGAACAATTTAGGAAATTGAATCATGGATATGGAGGACTTGTATCGTACCTCGGTACAAACGATGCGATGGAAGTCAGTAAAATGATTGCTGATGGCCATGTATTAGCCAAACGTGTAATGAAAGCGATGGTGTATCAAATTGCGAAAGAAATTGGGGCACTCTACGCTGTTACAAGAGGTAAATTAGATGCGATTATTCTTACGGGCGGATTGGCGTATAATGACGATGTGATTAACCCGTTGACGGAGTATTTAGAACACATGGGAAACATTATCGTCTATCCTGGTGAAGGTGAAATGGAAGCATTAAACTACAACTTACAACAACTGGAACAAGGATTGATTACGATTCGTACGTATTAA
- a CDS encoding phosphate acyltransferase, whose product MFRNFTQVVDYARSLETKDLIVASPEDTSILIAINDAFQMGLIRPVLVGDKKKILDLFMELGISKAGYEIYNAKDKKDAALMSVKLVSKQENSILMKGLIDTITLLDEVHDKEHGLLTGDFLSHLGVIDIPAYHKLLFISDAAFNISPNEEEKIKIINNTLEFVTSLGIFKPKIALVSAFETVHEEIQSTVEAKNIVEQLRDDERFYIGGPMSIDIAVSHEAAETKGIKHVVAGDADVLIFPNIEAGNTFYKSTTFFANSTPVGIILGASNPIVLTSRSDSYKSKLYSIALAVVSTDIL is encoded by the coding sequence ATGTTTCGAAATTTCACACAAGTTGTCGATTACGCCAGAAGTCTCGAAACAAAAGATTTGATTGTAGCCAGTCCCGAAGACACCTCGATTTTAATCGCCATTAATGATGCCTTTCAAATGGGATTAATTCGACCTGTTTTGGTCGGAGATAAGAAGAAAATTCTCGATCTATTTATGGAACTGGGTATCAGTAAAGCAGGATATGAAATATATAATGCAAAGGATAAAAAAGATGCAGCGTTGATGAGTGTAAAACTCGTCAGCAAACAAGAAAACTCGATTCTAATGAAAGGCCTCATCGATACCATTACACTACTCGATGAAGTGCACGACAAAGAACACGGGTTACTCACAGGTGATTTTTTAAGTCATCTTGGTGTTATTGATATTCCAGCCTATCACAAATTACTATTTATCAGTGATGCGGCATTCAATATTTCTCCTAATGAAGAGGAGAAAATCAAAATCATCAATAACACCCTCGAATTCGTCACGAGCTTAGGTATCTTTAAACCGAAAATTGCACTTGTTAGTGCGTTTGAAACGGTACATGAAGAAATTCAATCTACCGTCGAAGCAAAAAACATTGTCGAACAACTACGTGATGATGAACGTTTTTACATCGGTGGACCGATGAGCATCGACATTGCCGTTAGTCATGAAGCAGCTGAAACAAAAGGCATTAAGCACGTGGTTGCTGGGGATGCAGATGTATTGATTTTCCCCAATATCGAAGCAGGGAATACCTTTTATAAATCGACAACATTCTTTGCAAATTCGACACCAGTAGGTATCATTTTAGGAGCATCCAACCCGATTGTTCTAACATCAAGAAGTGACTCATATAAATCCAAATTATATTCGATTGCACTTGCTGTGGTCAGTACGGATATTCTATGA
- a CDS encoding 2-oxoacid:acceptor oxidoreductase family protein, whose product MINEKVIIAGFGGQGVMLMGQILSYCATEKDVNTLWFPSYGPETRGGTANCSVTISEEYVNSPVISTPDSIIIMNKPSLAKFQPKLKQGGLCFVNSSLVIDEAYRDDVTIYQVPANDLALQLGNLKVANMVMLGAYLAITKIFTFDDVISVLEHKFTGTKAKLIDINRQALEVGKNAVIQ is encoded by the coding sequence ATGATTAACGAAAAAGTGATTATTGCCGGTTTTGGTGGGCAAGGTGTGATGTTGATGGGACAAATCCTATCGTACTGTGCCACCGAAAAAGATGTGAATACGTTATGGTTTCCATCCTATGGTCCAGAAACCCGTGGAGGAACTGCCAACTGCAGTGTTACCATTAGTGAAGAATATGTAAATAGTCCTGTTATTTCCACACCGGACTCGATCATTATTATGAATAAACCATCCTTGGCGAAATTCCAACCAAAACTGAAACAAGGCGGTCTCTGTTTTGTGAATTCCAGTTTAGTGATTGATGAAGCCTATCGCGACGATGTTACAATATATCAGGTTCCTGCGAATGATCTAGCGTTACAACTCGGGAACTTGAAAGTCGCCAACATGGTCATGTTGGGCGCGTACTTAGCCATCACCAAAATCTTTACCTTTGATGATGTAATCAGTGTATTAGAACACAAGTTTACCGGTACTAAAGCAAAATTAATTGACATCAATCGACAAGCACTAGAAGTCGGTAAAAACGCCGTAATCCAGTAA
- a CDS encoding thiamine pyrophosphate-dependent enzyme, which produces MPTSKIVYQKSAGLTDVPLTYCPGCTHGIIHKLVAQSLEELGLLERSIGISSVGCSALNYDFFSCDMVQVAHGRAPAVATGIKRVRDNAILFTYQGDGDLASIGIAEAIHAAHRSENITIIFVNNAIYGMTGGQMAPTTLIGQKTTTSPDGRDAKETGLPLKISEMMATIPGATYVERVSVHNPQHVNKAKKALKKAFDIQDKKQGFSLIEFVSTCPVNWGMTPKDAVDWAVEHMIPYYPLGVYKDRTKEEQAND; this is translated from the coding sequence ATGCCAACAAGTAAAATTGTATATCAAAAGAGTGCAGGGTTAACCGATGTACCATTAACCTATTGTCCCGGTTGTACCCATGGAATCATTCATAAATTAGTCGCCCAAAGTTTGGAAGAACTGGGGTTATTGGAACGATCTATTGGAATCAGTAGTGTTGGTTGTAGTGCGTTAAACTACGATTTCTTTTCCTGCGACATGGTTCAAGTTGCGCATGGACGAGCACCAGCAGTTGCAACAGGAATCAAACGCGTTCGCGACAATGCAATCCTATTTACCTATCAAGGGGATGGAGATTTGGCTAGTATCGGAATTGCCGAAGCCATCCATGCAGCCCACCGCAGTGAAAACATTACGATTATCTTTGTCAATAATGCCATCTATGGAATGACGGGTGGACAAATGGCTCCAACAACATTGATTGGCCAAAAAACCACGACATCACCGGATGGACGCGATGCAAAAGAAACAGGATTGCCTCTGAAAATTAGTGAAATGATGGCAACCATTCCGGGTGCAACTTATGTAGAACGCGTTAGTGTTCACAATCCACAACATGTAAACAAAGCGAAAAAAGCCTTGAAGAAAGCATTTGATATTCAAGATAAAAAACAAGGATTCAGTTTAATCGAATTTGTATCAACCTGTCCCGTAAACTGGGGTATGACACCAAAAGATGCCGTCGATTGGGCGGTTGAACACATGATTCCGTATTATCCTTTAGGGGTCTATAAAGATCGGACAAAGGAGGAACAAGCCAATGATTAA
- a CDS encoding 3-methyl-2-oxobutanoate dehydrogenase subunit VorB has product MAKVLMKGNEAMALAAIKAGCEAFYGYPITPQNELPEYMSKHMHENDRVFVQSESEVAAINMVYGAAAAGARVLTSSSSPGIALKQEGISYIAGSELPAVIINVMRGGPGLGGIQPSQGDYKQITRGGGNGDYYLYSLAPESLQEAVDLIKESFDIADYFRNPVMIAVDGLIGQMMEPVDFDHDVPKWTLEPKTWAADGNRSNGREKNIVNSLYLDPLVLEQHNLKLKAKYDEMKRDHQRYEMINMDKAEVVICAFGSTSRIARTSVEILKENGIECGIIRPITIFPFPTKAFEEIPQKVQDILVVEMNTGQMVDDVRLADQFRHNVHFYGRVGGVVPEAEEIVEQVMNIVGGAK; this is encoded by the coding sequence ATGGCTAAAGTATTAATGAAAGGGAATGAAGCAATGGCTCTTGCCGCAATTAAGGCGGGTTGTGAGGCATTCTATGGATATCCTATCACCCCTCAAAATGAGCTTCCCGAATACATGAGTAAGCATATGCATGAGAATGATCGGGTGTTTGTCCAGAGCGAAAGCGAAGTTGCTGCAATCAATATGGTCTATGGAGCAGCCGCGGCTGGTGCTCGGGTTTTGACAAGTTCGAGTAGTCCAGGTATTGCCTTGAAACAAGAAGGCATTAGTTATATCGCTGGTTCCGAATTACCTGCTGTCATTATCAATGTTATGCGTGGCGGACCTGGTCTTGGTGGTATCCAACCATCACAAGGAGATTATAAACAAATCACTCGTGGTGGTGGAAATGGGGATTACTACCTGTATAGTTTAGCACCAGAAAGCCTACAAGAAGCTGTTGATTTGATCAAAGAATCCTTTGATATTGCCGATTATTTCCGTAATCCGGTAATGATTGCCGTAGATGGTTTGATTGGCCAAATGATGGAGCCTGTTGATTTTGATCACGACGTTCCAAAATGGACACTAGAACCCAAAACATGGGCAGCGGATGGAAATCGTTCAAACGGACGGGAGAAAAACATTGTCAATAGTTTATACCTGGATCCGTTGGTTCTAGAACAGCATAATCTAAAATTAAAAGCAAAATACGATGAGATGAAACGCGATCATCAACGCTATGAAATGATCAACATGGACAAGGCTGAAGTCGTGATTTGTGCATTTGGATCGACCTCGCGAATTGCCCGTACAAGCGTGGAAATCTTAAAAGAAAATGGGATTGAATGCGGTATTATCCGACCCATTACGATTTTCCCATTCCCAACCAAAGCATTTGAGGAGATTCCTCAAAAGGTACAAGACATTTTGGTTGTTGAAATGAATACAGGACAAATGGTGGATGATGTTCGTCTTGCCGATCAGTTCCGTCATAACGTTCATTTCTATGGACGTGTTGGAGGCGTTGTCCCAGAAGCTGAAGAAATTGTTGAACAGGTTATGAATATTGTTGGAGGTGCAAAATAA
- a CDS encoding 4Fe-4S binding protein — MAKGRIIIAEDVCKGCSLCTFYCPVNILQLDESRTNKKGYTPLMVTDPDKCIACGFCATMCPDSVITVERFIKEAR; from the coding sequence ATGGCAAAAGGTCGAATTATTATTGCAGAAGATGTTTGCAAAGGATGCAGTTTGTGCACGTTTTATTGCCCCGTAAACATCTTACAATTGGATGAATCCAGAACCAACAAGAAAGGATATACACCACTCATGGTTACCGATCCCGATAAGTGCATCGCCTGTGGTTTCTGTGCGACGATGTGTCCGGATTCTGTTATTACCGTAGAGCGGTTTATCAAGGAGGCGAGATAA
- a CDS encoding ATP-binding protein: MKRITIIAGHYGSGKSEISTNLAFQKGIDTIVDLDIINPYFRSRALTAEFEERGIHVIESTIKGKLNSDMPYVSGEAAVPFVNPTIRAIYDLGGTKNGGRVLIQFRDRIKTTDDIDFLYVVNKYRPENDSAKKVINAIKELESEAQLNVTGLINNTNLMQHTTVEDILDGETLCNEVSDTLHIPIVYTTVEKTTGITRSFAGETIIIERLVAQKWL; encoded by the coding sequence ATGAAACGAATTACCATTATAGCAGGACATTATGGAAGCGGGAAGAGCGAGATAAGTACCAATTTGGCATTTCAAAAAGGTATTGATACGATTGTAGATCTAGACATCATCAATCCTTATTTTCGTAGTCGAGCATTAACCGCTGAGTTTGAAGAACGCGGAATCCATGTGATTGAGTCGACAATTAAAGGAAAACTCAATAGTGACATGCCCTATGTATCCGGTGAAGCAGCGGTACCGTTTGTGAACCCAACAATTCGCGCAATATACGATTTAGGGGGAACGAAAAACGGAGGACGTGTCTTGATTCAGTTTCGTGATCGGATTAAGACAACGGATGATATCGACTTCTTGTATGTTGTTAATAAATATCGACCGGAAAATGATTCAGCAAAAAAAGTTATCAATGCGATCAAAGAACTGGAAAGTGAAGCGCAGTTAAACGTTACCGGTTTGATAAACAATACCAATTTGATGCAACATACAACGGTGGAGGATATTTTGGATGGGGAAACTCTATGCAACGAAGTGAGTGACACGTTACACATCCCAATTGTCTACACTACGGTTGAAAAAACTACGGGAATTACCCGCTCCTTCGCAGGAGAGACGATTATAATAGAGCGCTTAGTAGCGCAAAAATGGCTATAG
- a CDS encoding Pr6Pr family membrane protein, whose protein sequence is MKRWWQLGIVIIGTVGLLSYFIDDAFFSELTNPLGAVRLFKYFTIVTSVLAVTYFWMMYSMRLQMRSQSFDHFLGGIVIYETITFVIYAILLEGTYDQSVLDMIGNACLHYINPIVIVAYYIYYRKQYLFEQKDIISWFIYPILYLIFVLTHGLITNDYLYPFFQVTDVGIVGLISMIVILIGVHLVLSIFLVKIVSRR, encoded by the coding sequence ATGAAACGATGGTGGCAATTAGGTATTGTAATTATTGGAACCGTAGGATTGTTGTCCTATTTTATCGATGATGCGTTCTTTAGCGAACTCACCAATCCGCTTGGTGCAGTGCGATTATTTAAGTATTTTACGATAGTAACGAGTGTCCTCGCCGTAACGTATTTTTGGATGATGTACTCCATGCGACTGCAAATGCGATCGCAATCCTTTGATCATTTTCTTGGTGGTATTGTGATATACGAGACGATTACATTTGTAATTTATGCGATTCTTCTTGAGGGAACGTACGATCAAAGTGTATTGGATATGATTGGAAATGCTTGTTTACATTACATCAATCCCATTGTTATCGTTGCTTATTATATCTATTACCGCAAACAATATCTCTTTGAACAAAAAGATATTATTAGCTGGTTTATCTATCCCATTTTGTACTTGATATTTGTACTAACCCATGGATTGATTACCAATGATTATTTGTATCCGTTTTTCCAAGTTACCGATGTTGGAATCGTTGGATTAATCAGTATGATTGTGATTCTAATTGGGGTTCATTTGGTGTTGTCTATTTTTCTTGTGAAAATAGTTTCACGAAGATAA
- the leuS gene encoding leucine--tRNA ligase: MEYNHKAIEAKWQQHWYDNDRFHAEDFSDKPKYYALVEFPYPSGVGMHVGHIRAYSSLEIISRKRRMEGYNVLFPMGFDAFGLPTENYAIKTNTHPREVTDTNIKTFLSQLKQAGFSFDFSRNVDTTDPNYYKWTQWIFVQLFNKGLAFRDKTYVNYCPSCKVVLSNEDSQGGKCDRCETPVIQKEKDVWFLRITEYAERLLEGLKDLETLPRIRIEQENWIGKSTGAHVDFPVNNTDEVLQVYTTRPDTLFGATFMVIAPEHEILVRQADKINNLDAIKAYQVEARKKTEFERVELAKDKTGVEIDGLTATNLLTGKSIPIFVADYVMIGYGTGAIMAVPGHDTRDYEFAQKFGCDIIEVIAGGDIAKEAYTDTDEGILVNSDFLNDLSVAEAKVAIIDHLEKEGIGHKAINYKMKDWAFNRQRYWGEPIPIVHCDNCGMVALDEKDLPLLLPEVDQFEPGEDGQSPLANIDEFVHTTCPKCGGPAHRETDTMPQWAGSSWYFLRYTDPHNDNELAAYDKLKYWLPVDWYNGGMEHVTRHVIYSRFWHQFLYDIGVVPTKEPYKKRTAQGMILGEDGEKMSKSLQNTVDPYVIIDEFGADTLRLYILFIGDYEQATPWNPNGVKGARRFLDKLARLEEKVEDKPNEDYQMILHKTIQGVEEDIENVKFNTAIAKLMTLVNELSKANHVATADYEILLKLVYPFAPHIAEELWQLLGHTEDMVYAPWPVYDESKMVETSMTIVVSVNGKVRDRMEVPVDTDKATILAKAKELEKVQSFIDGKTIRKEIYVPNKLVNLVVS; this comes from the coding sequence ATGGAATACAATCACAAAGCCATTGAAGCAAAATGGCAACAGCACTGGTATGACAATGATCGTTTTCACGCAGAAGATTTCAGTGACAAACCGAAATACTACGCCCTTGTTGAATTCCCATACCCCAGTGGGGTAGGAATGCACGTTGGTCATATTCGTGCCTATTCAAGTTTGGAAATTATTAGTCGGAAACGACGAATGGAGGGATACAACGTATTATTCCCAATGGGATTTGATGCGTTTGGTTTACCAACCGAAAACTATGCGATTAAAACCAATACCCACCCACGAGAAGTTACCGATACCAATATTAAAACCTTCTTATCGCAACTAAAACAAGCTGGGTTCAGCTTTGATTTTAGTCGGAATGTCGACACAACCGATCCCAACTACTACAAATGGACACAGTGGATCTTTGTCCAACTCTTTAACAAAGGTCTTGCTTTCCGTGATAAAACCTATGTCAACTATTGTCCGAGTTGTAAAGTTGTGCTCAGTAATGAAGACTCACAAGGTGGAAAATGTGATCGTTGTGAGACACCAGTTATTCAAAAAGAGAAAGATGTGTGGTTCTTACGGATTACCGAATACGCCGAACGACTCTTAGAAGGATTAAAAGATCTTGAAACGTTACCACGGATTCGGATTGAACAAGAGAACTGGATTGGAAAATCAACAGGCGCACATGTAGACTTCCCGGTCAATAATACAGATGAAGTCCTACAAGTCTATACTACCCGCCCGGATACCTTGTTTGGAGCAACATTTATGGTCATTGCTCCAGAGCATGAAATACTGGTTCGTCAAGCGGATAAAATTAATAACTTAGATGCGATTAAAGCGTATCAAGTAGAAGCGCGCAAAAAAACAGAATTTGAACGTGTTGAACTAGCAAAAGATAAAACTGGAGTTGAGATTGATGGCTTAACTGCAACCAATCTACTAACGGGAAAATCCATTCCCATCTTTGTTGCTGACTATGTTATGATCGGGTATGGTACAGGTGCGATTATGGCCGTTCCTGGACACGATACAAGAGACTATGAATTCGCACAAAAATTTGGTTGTGACATCATCGAAGTTATCGCGGGTGGAGATATTGCCAAAGAAGCGTATACAGATACCGATGAAGGAATATTGGTCAATAGTGATTTCCTTAATGATTTGAGTGTTGCTGAAGCCAAAGTTGCCATTATCGACCATCTCGAAAAAGAAGGTATTGGCCACAAAGCCATCAACTATAAAATGAAAGATTGGGCGTTTAATCGCCAACGATACTGGGGAGAACCAATTCCTATTGTTCACTGTGACAACTGTGGCATGGTAGCACTTGATGAGAAAGACTTGCCCTTACTACTACCAGAAGTAGATCAATTTGAGCCGGGTGAAGATGGACAAAGTCCACTAGCGAATATTGACGAATTTGTGCACACAACATGTCCAAAATGTGGTGGACCGGCACATCGGGAGACCGACACCATGCCACAATGGGCAGGGTCTAGTTGGTATTTCTTGCGCTATACCGATCCCCACAATGACAACGAGCTTGCGGCCTATGATAAATTGAAATATTGGTTACCAGTCGATTGGTACAATGGGGGAATGGAACATGTAACACGCCATGTTATTTACTCTCGTTTCTGGCATCAATTCTTGTATGATATTGGTGTAGTACCAACCAAAGAGCCGTATAAAAAACGAACTGCTCAAGGAATGATTCTTGGTGAAGATGGCGAAAAGATGAGCAAATCGCTTCAAAATACCGTCGACCCCTATGTAATCATTGATGAGTTTGGCGCGGATACCTTGCGTCTATACATTCTCTTTATCGGTGATTATGAACAAGCGACACCGTGGAATCCAAATGGGGTTAAAGGAGCTCGCCGCTTCTTGGATAAACTCGCTCGTTTGGAAGAAAAAGTAGAAGACAAACCAAATGAGGACTATCAAATGATTCTCCATAAAACGATACAAGGTGTCGAAGAAGATATCGAGAACGTCAAGTTCAACACCGCTATTGCGAAACTAATGACGCTTGTCAATGAATTGTCCAAAGCCAATCATGTTGCAACTGCAGATTACGAGATTCTTCTCAAACTAGTCTACCCATTTGCACCCCATATCGCCGAAGAATTGTGGCAACTGCTTGGTCATACAGAAGATATGGTCTATGCACCATGGCCAGTCTATGACGAATCCAAAATGGTGGAAACTTCGATGACAATCGTTGTCAGCGTTAATGGTAAAGTTCGGGATCGTATGGAAGTTCCTGTCGATACCGATAAAGCAACAATCTTAGCGAAAGCAAAAGAATTAGAGAAGGTTCAATCCTTCATCGACGGTAAAACAATTCGGAAAGAAATTTACGTACCCAACAAACTAGTGAATCTTGTTGTAAGTTAA
- a CDS encoding DUF1189 family protein encodes MYERFLNSIVNPKKLLDYRNDHLLWVFLYLLLFTVLLSTRTVIDVITYDGLTEARKTEVADGFEDLDPNCGINDTEVYCDTEQTMLFYQDQVVNFYVETAEELQYNNYDSQYSIVVQGDSVVFLFNNQVLYQELLGDIAGDFTNLDFSLQTTDERAFNDRIFTAVDDYMMSYKTVWGTMMIAIDFLSGFLLFMFFILVSAWMLRLRFKIVPFRHFFTMTVYSSTGLYVILILNSLYNLNMLLVVLLLIFAFRQNNQLSMEIVRRLEKKP; translated from the coding sequence ATGTATGAACGATTTTTAAATAGCATTGTAAATCCAAAGAAATTACTCGACTACCGCAATGATCATTTGCTGTGGGTTTTTCTATATTTATTGTTGTTTACCGTCTTGTTAAGTACGAGAACCGTTATTGATGTCATCACCTATGATGGACTAACAGAAGCACGAAAGACTGAAGTTGCTGATGGATTTGAAGATTTGGATCCTAATTGTGGTATCAATGATACAGAAGTCTATTGTGATACCGAACAGACAATGTTGTTTTATCAAGATCAAGTCGTTAACTTCTACGTCGAGACCGCAGAAGAGTTGCAATACAACAATTACGATAGTCAATATAGTATTGTCGTACAGGGGGATTCTGTCGTATTTCTGTTTAATAATCAAGTATTGTATCAAGAACTCTTAGGAGACATTGCTGGTGATTTTACCAATCTTGATTTTAGTCTTCAAACAACCGACGAACGCGCGTTTAATGATCGGATTTTTACCGCAGTAGATGACTATATGATGTCGTACAAGACGGTTTGGGGAACCATGATGATTGCAATCGATTTCTTAAGTGGTTTTCTCTTGTTCATGTTTTTCATTCTCGTTAGTGCATGGATGTTGCGACTACGCTTTAAAATTGTCCCTTTCCGTCATTTCTTTACCATGACCGTGTATTCATCCACTGGTTTGTATGTCATCCTCATTTTAAACAGCTTATATAACTTGAATATGTTACTGGTTGTTTTATTGCTGATTTTCGCGTTTCGACAAAACAATCAACTCAGTATGGAAATTGTCCGTCGATTAGAGAAAAAGCCTTGA
- a CDS encoding TIGR01212 family radical SAM protein (This family includes YhcC from E. coli K-12, an uncharacterized radical SAM protein.): protein MNYRTAEKPYNTLNAYYRHTYGKKVFKVSLNGDFTCPNKDGTSGVGGCTFCSQSGSGDFAGDKKLPLAQQFQTIKAMMHQKWDDAYYIAYFQANTNTYADVTRLKTLYDEALSLDSNIVGLSIATRCDALDDTIYDLLETYHNQTDLIVELGLQSIHDKTAEYINRGHDLDCFTKAVTELRKRGIAVVVHIINGFKTETKEDMLQTIDYINTLDVQGIKIHLLHIMKHTAMGREYQRNPFPILSREAYVDIVCDQIERLHPDIIIHRLTGDSPKDVLLAPLWSLKKFVVMNEIDKELRHRGTYQGIYYKDPN from the coding sequence ATGAATTACAGGACTGCTGAAAAACCATACAATACCCTAAACGCCTATTACCGCCATACATATGGTAAGAAGGTTTTTAAAGTGTCGCTTAACGGGGATTTTACATGTCCCAATAAAGACGGGACGAGTGGTGTTGGAGGATGCACGTTCTGCTCGCAAAGCGGCTCTGGTGATTTTGCTGGAGATAAAAAGCTCCCCCTCGCACAACAATTCCAAACAATCAAAGCGATGATGCATCAAAAATGGGATGACGCATACTACATTGCTTACTTTCAAGCAAATACAAATACATACGCTGATGTGACTCGGTTAAAAACGCTGTATGATGAAGCCCTCTCACTTGATTCGAACATTGTCGGTTTAAGCATTGCCACACGTTGTGATGCCTTGGATGATACGATTTATGATTTGCTCGAAACATACCACAATCAAACGGATTTAATTGTAGAACTCGGTTTACAATCGATCCACGATAAAACCGCAGAATACATCAATCGCGGACACGATCTAGACTGTTTCACTAAAGCCGTTACAGAACTGCGCAAGCGAGGTATTGCAGTTGTGGTTCACATTATTAATGGCTTTAAAACTGAAACCAAAGAAGACATGTTACAAACGATCGATTATATCAATACCCTCGATGTTCAAGGGATTAAAATTCATTTATTACACATTATGAAACATACAGCGATGGGACGCGAGTATCAAAGGAATCCGTTTCCGATATTATCGCGTGAGGCGTATGTGGATATTGTCTGTGATCAAATTGAACGACTCCATCCCGATATCATCATTCACCGTCTTACCGGGGACAGTCCCAAAGATGTACTACTTGCACCATTGTGGAGTCTTAAAAAATTCGTCGTGATGAACGAAATTGACAAAGAATTACGTCACCGCGGTACGTATCAAGGAATATATTATAAAGATCCGAACTAA